From a single Alloactinosynnema sp. L-07 genomic region:
- a CDS encoding M28 family metallopeptidase, with translation MFKRTLVPLAAGGLLVGAILVVPMANAAAPQAVAAVPDISVANVQAHLTELQTIATNSNGNRAHGTPGFQRSLDYVKGKLDAAGFTTSTQPFTHNGATGYNLIADWPGGDPNNILMAGAHLDSVTAGAGLNDNGSGTSAVLEVALTVAREQFKPAKHLRFGWWGAEELGLIGSKYYVNNLGGTERAKVKQYLNFDMVASPNAGYMVYDGDAHPSGSVQIQRTIEEFFTGIGVQTEEATGITGRSDHAPFADAGIPIGGIFTGAEGTKTAAQVQKWGGTAAAFDACYHRSCDRSNNIDATALDRNSDAIAHTVWKLADTGAPPPPPGKVFENTNDVNIPDAGAAVTSAITVSSLTGNAPATLKVDVDIKHTWRGDLVIDLIAPDGSAYRLKNSSANDSADNVIATYTVNASTEAANGSWKLKVQDVARYDTGHINSWKLTF, from the coding sequence ATGTTCAAACGAACTCTTGTGCCGCTCGCGGCCGGAGGTCTGCTCGTCGGCGCGATCCTTGTTGTCCCCATGGCGAACGCGGCGGCACCCCAGGCCGTCGCCGCCGTCCCGGACATCTCGGTCGCCAACGTCCAGGCGCACCTGACCGAATTGCAGACCATCGCCACGAACAGCAACGGCAACCGCGCGCACGGAACGCCCGGGTTCCAGCGGTCGCTGGATTACGTCAAGGGCAAGCTGGACGCCGCGGGCTTCACCACGTCGACCCAGCCGTTCACCCACAACGGCGCGACCGGGTACAACCTGATCGCCGACTGGCCCGGTGGCGACCCGAACAACATCCTGATGGCGGGCGCGCACCTGGACAGCGTCACCGCGGGCGCCGGGCTCAACGACAACGGCTCGGGCACGTCGGCTGTCCTCGAGGTGGCGCTCACCGTGGCGCGGGAGCAGTTCAAGCCCGCCAAGCACCTGCGGTTCGGCTGGTGGGGCGCTGAGGAACTGGGCCTGATCGGGTCCAAGTACTACGTCAACAACCTCGGCGGCACCGAGCGGGCGAAGGTCAAGCAGTATCTGAACTTCGACATGGTCGCCTCGCCGAACGCGGGCTACATGGTCTACGACGGCGACGCGCACCCGAGCGGCTCGGTTCAGATCCAGCGCACGATCGAGGAGTTCTTCACCGGCATCGGTGTCCAGACCGAGGAGGCCACCGGGATCACCGGGCGCTCCGACCACGCGCCGTTCGCCGACGCGGGCATCCCCATCGGCGGCATCTTCACCGGCGCCGAGGGCACCAAGACCGCCGCCCAGGTCCAGAAGTGGGGCGGCACCGCGGCCGCGTTCGACGCCTGCTACCACCGGTCCTGCGACCGCAGCAACAACATCGACGCCACCGCGCTCGACCGCAACTCCGACGCGATCGCGCACACGGTGTGGAAACTGGCCGACACGGGCGCCCCGCCGCCGCCCCCTGGCAAGGTCTTCGAGAACACCAACGACGTCAACATCCCCGACGCGGGCGCCGCGGTCACCAGCGCCATCACCGTCTCCAGTCTCACGGGCAACGCCCCGGCGACGCTGAAAGTGGACGTCGACATCAAGCACACCTGGCGCGGTGACCTCGTCATCGACCTGATCGCGCCCGACGGATCGGCGTACCGGCTGAAGAACTCCAGCGCCAACGACTCGGCCGACAACGTGATCGCGACCTACACGGTCAACGCCTCCACCGAGGCCGCAAACGGCAGTTGGAAACTCAAGGTCCAAGACGTCGCCCGCTACGACACCGGCCACATCAACAGCTGGAAGCTCACCTTCTGA
- a CDS encoding uracil-DNA glycosylase, giving the protein MARPLTEIVEAGWAQALAPVEDQIAKMGEFLRAEIAAGRKYLPAGENVLRAFQQPFADVRVLVVGQDPYPTPGHAVGLSFSVASDVRPIPKSLVNIYKEYCEDLGHPLPSNGDLTPWADNGVLLLNRALTVEPGKANSHQGKGWEDVTEQAIRALAARGGPLVAILWGRNARNLRPMLGSVPAIESAHPSPLSAHAGFFGSKPFSKANALLTEQGAEPVDWKLP; this is encoded by the coding sequence GTGGCACGACCTTTGACTGAGATCGTCGAAGCCGGGTGGGCGCAGGCACTGGCCCCGGTCGAGGATCAGATCGCCAAGATGGGCGAATTCCTGCGCGCCGAGATCGCCGCCGGGCGGAAGTACCTGCCCGCCGGGGAGAACGTTCTGCGCGCCTTCCAACAGCCGTTCGCGGATGTGCGGGTGCTGGTGGTCGGGCAGGACCCGTATCCGACGCCCGGGCACGCGGTGGGGCTGTCGTTCTCGGTGGCGTCCGACGTCCGGCCGATTCCGAAGAGCCTGGTGAACATCTACAAGGAGTACTGCGAGGACCTCGGGCACCCGCTGCCCTCGAACGGCGACCTGACGCCGTGGGCGGACAACGGGGTCCTGCTGCTGAACCGGGCACTCACCGTCGAGCCCGGCAAGGCGAACTCCCATCAAGGCAAGGGCTGGGAGGACGTCACCGAGCAGGCCATCCGCGCGCTCGCCGCGCGCGGCGGTCCGCTGGTGGCGATCCTCTGGGGGCGCAACGCCCGCAACCTGCGGCCGATGCTCGGTTCCGTGCCCGCGATCGAGTCCGCGCATCCGAGCCCGCTGTCGGCGCACGCGGGCTTCTTCGGGTCGAAGCCGTTCAGCAAGGCGAACGCGCTGCTGACCGAGCAGGGAGCGGAGCCGGTCGACTGGAAGCTGCCCTAA
- a CDS encoding gamma carbonic anhydrase family protein has translation MPVYALGDLTPTIHPDAYVHPDATVIGAVTLHAGASVWPQAVLRGDAGTIEIGERTSVQDGTVIHCTPFHPAKIGADCVIGHNVHIEGATVGDRCMIASGSVLLNGSVVEDGAILGAGAVMSFNGHIPARSMALGVPARVREGHVVEADMTSGIVQIYLANAQAYRAGLRRLD, from the coding sequence GTGCCCGTCTACGCCCTCGGCGACCTGACGCCGACCATCCACCCCGACGCCTACGTCCACCCGGACGCCACGGTCATTGGCGCCGTCACGCTGCACGCAGGGGCGTCGGTCTGGCCGCAGGCGGTCCTGCGCGGCGACGCGGGAACGATCGAGATCGGGGAGCGGACCAGCGTGCAGGACGGGACGGTCATCCACTGCACCCCGTTCCACCCGGCGAAGATCGGCGCGGACTGCGTCATCGGGCACAACGTCCACATCGAAGGCGCCACCGTCGGCGACCGGTGCATGATCGCTTCCGGGTCGGTGCTGCTGAACGGGTCGGTGGTCGAGGACGGGGCGATCCTGGGAGCGGGCGCGGTCATGTCGTTCAACGGGCACATCCCGGCCCGATCCATGGCGCTGGGCGTTCCGGCGCGGGTCCGGGAGGGCCACGTGGTCGAGGCGGACATGACCTCGGGGATCGTCCAGATCTACCTGGCCAACGCACAGGCGTACCGGGCGGGGCTGCGTCGGCTGGACTGA